Proteins encoded in a region of the Streptomyces sp. NBC_01298 genome:
- a CDS encoding TetR/AcrR family transcriptional regulator, with protein sequence MTAVRAYRRMSVEERRAQLLDAALTLFAHRAPEEVSLDDVAEAAGVSRPLVYRYFPGGKQQLYEAALGSAADVLRLCFAEPQAGPLTQRLSRALDRYLAFVDEHDAGFSALLQGGSVVETSRTTATVDGIRRAAAEAILFHLGVPAPGPRLRMMVRTWITAVEAASLIWIDEGKQPGTDSLRDWLVDQFIALLTATAATDPETAAAARAALALESADGPVGVLARRVIPVVSEAAHLL encoded by the coding sequence ATGACAGCCGTACGGGCGTACCGCAGGATGAGCGTCGAGGAGCGCCGGGCCCAGCTCCTCGACGCGGCCCTGACGTTGTTCGCACACCGGGCGCCGGAGGAGGTCTCCCTCGACGACGTGGCCGAGGCCGCGGGCGTCTCGCGCCCCCTGGTCTACCGCTACTTCCCCGGCGGCAAGCAACAGCTCTACGAGGCCGCCCTCGGCTCGGCCGCCGACGTCCTGCGGCTCTGCTTCGCCGAACCCCAGGCCGGTCCCCTGACCCAGCGGCTCTCCCGGGCCCTGGACCGGTACCTCGCCTTCGTCGACGAACACGACGCCGGCTTCTCCGCCCTCCTCCAGGGCGGCAGCGTGGTCGAAACCTCCCGCACCACCGCCACCGTCGACGGCATCCGCCGGGCCGCCGCCGAGGCGATCCTCTTCCACCTCGGCGTGCCGGCCCCCGGCCCGCGCCTGCGCATGATGGTGCGCACCTGGATCACGGCGGTGGAGGCCGCCTCGCTGATCTGGATCGACGAGGGCAAGCAGCCGGGGACCGACTCGCTCCGGGACTGGCTGGTGGACCAGTTCATCGCCCTCCTCACGGCCACGGCCGCCACCGACCCGGAGACGGCGGCGGCGGCCCGCGCCGCCCTCGCGCTCGAATCGGCGGACGGTCCGGTCGGAGTCCTGGCCCGGCGGGTGATCCCCGTGGTCTCCGAGGCGGCCCACCTGCTGTGA